The Candidatus Omnitrophota bacterium genome contains the following window.
ACCCCTATTTTATCAAAGGCAAATTCGGCTATATGATTTTTCCAGCACTTACCACAACAAAACCACCTTTTCCAAAACCTCTCTGAGGCTTTTCGATTGAGTCAATCTTGCTTGGCAAGCGAAATATTGTCTGATAATAAGAAAAGCTACTAAACCCTGCAGTTTTAAGTAAAGCTGTTAATTCTTTTACCGTAAGCAAATTGGCCTCCTGGTAAAAAACACTTTTCTTAGTTCGATAAAATTCACCTAAAAAGCTATTTCTATCTATTATGCCTATGATCAGCTTGCCACTATTCTCAAGAACTCTCCATGCTTCCTTAATTACTCCCAGCGGATTATCAACAAATGAAAGAGTAACAATAATCACAGCGTAGTCAAAGGCGTTATCCAAAAAAGGAAGGTCTTCGCCAAGACCCCAGCACACGTTTACTCCTCTTTGTCGGGCAATTTCAATCATATCATGAGAGGGATCGATCCCCATCTGAATTCCTAAAGCAGAAGCAAATCTCCCCGTACCAACACCGATCTCTAAACCTCGCCCTTCTTTAGGAATTACAATCTTAAAAGCTTCAATTTCCGATAAATAAGCAAGTTTATTCCTATCGTACCAAGCATCATATTTTTTAGGATACACTTCAAATATGTTTTTCATACAGCGCTCTGCTCATCAGCTATACTAATCCCATTCTCAACAGCCATTATCAAATCAACAACCTTATTACTTATTAATTCCAATTTAGCTAACTCTGAATTAGCCGTATAGTTATCCCCAGAGTCACTTAACTGAATGACTCGCCTAACAATGACATGGAGCTTGGCGTGGGCTTTTTCAAGCTCTTGCATCTCAGATATCATTCCATACTTTTGTATCCCTTCGGTATATAGCCACTTCCCTAAACTGCATTCATGAGGGGAAACTGCTTCTTCCTCCTGAATACACTCTCCTCCATCAAGAAAACACCTAAGCCTGATATTCCAAATTACATGATCCCTTATTTCTTGAATAAAATTAATTTTTCCCATAATACCGACAAAAAACATTAATATGATTAGAAATCTAAATCTCCCCACCATCCATCATAAAATCTTTTCAAATGTTTGTAGAATTCTTTATCCATGGCATTCCTTTTTACATCTTTTTCTTTAAAAGAGTAGCGATAATTAGTACAATAAACCGAAAGGATATCCCTAGCATGATTAATCTTCTTAATCATCTCTTCGCAGTGTTTTTTATCCTCCTCCTGGCAGCGATCAGGATGAAATTCAAGACTTAAGCTTCGATAGGACTCCTTTATATCATCCAAAGTTGCCATTTCATCCAAGCCCAGTACTTTTCTTGCTTCATCAATTTGTTTAAAATCTGCCATTTGCACTTTCCTTACTCTGAAAAATTTCAGGACTACATCAAATGCAAGGTTTAATTAGAGTTTCAAGTTCTGCCTTCGACAATGCACCCACACCCTTATCAACCACTTTACCCGCTTTAAAAATTACCAACGTAGGAATACTCATAATGCCATATTCAGAAGCTGTTTTTGGCGCTTCGTCTACATTTAATTTACATACCTTTAATTTCCCTTGATAATCCTTAGCTATCTCTTCAACTACCGGAGCGACCATAAGACAAGGCCCACACCAAGGAGCCCAAAAATCTACCAAAACCGGTAAACCCGATTCTAATACCTCTCGCTTAAAATTACTATCATTTACTTTAGCTTCCATTCACCCTCCTTTCTATTCTACAAAATTCTAAACTTCTATTGTCTGTCCTACCTTTACACCGACAAAATTATTTCCATATTCAGCTTTAAATATTTCTATCGCCTCATAACCGGTGCAATGAGTAGGCCCAACTTTCTCGACTCCAATTTCTTTGAGCTTCTCGACTATGAGTTTCACTTCTCTTTTATCCTTATCGATCAAGTGGAATTCGCCCAAAACAAGATAAATATGATCAGAAATATTCGCCTTCACGGTTTCAATAATCTTGATTATCCCCGGATGTGCGCAACCAGTCAAAATAGTTAAACCTTTAGATGTCTTTAAGGTAAGTAACTGCTCAGCTATTGGTTGACCACCATAACTGCCGATTATTTCACCCGTACTATAGATATTTTCGTTCAATTTAGTAAACTGCTTAATATCTGCTAGCTTACCGCCATAAGATTTAACTGTTGTCTTAAACTTTTTGCTGAAAGAACGACAGACATAGACCTTTAATCCTGAGCGCTCCTCCAGTATATCCTCTAATCCACCGGTATGATCCCAATGATCATGAGAAATAACTACTTTTTCTATTTTCGATAGCTTTACTTCCATAAATTCCAGGTTGTTGAATAACGACCATCCCTTTTCACCAGTATCAAAAAGAATTTTTCCATCTACAAGATAAGCCACGCCCCAGCCGGTTAAAAAGTGCTCACCTAAAGAAAAACTATCAAAAAGTATTTTAACCTGCATTTTTCTTTGAATTATATAACAATACTATATCGCCTAACCTACAGCCAGTATGCTCAGCTACTACCTGACACTTAACCATGAATAAAAAGAAAATTGGCCTTTTTTCTTGCGACAAAGTTTCAAAGTTACCCTGGCCCTTGCTGATTATCATGTCGGCGCTACGGTAAATCCGCTTAAATTCTTTTGAGCATAAAGGCAATATTGTTCCCGGGGCATCAGTCCCATTAGAAATTATCCGGCTCACCTTATCTAAACCGCAAACTCTGGCATCATCCAACAGGGCATCGTTTATAATCGGCTTTTCCTTTACCGCATAATAAATAATTTTATCAGGATAAAGTCTTTTTATCTCTTCAATCAAAATCCGGTCAAAAACTGTTTCGCCGGCATTATCAGCTAAATAAAGAATATTTTTAGTTTTTTTAAGGCACTGTTTAAACTCTCGATAATGAAATATTGACTGCTTATCGATGTATTTCTTTTCTTTAGCTAATATTTTTTTTAATTCTTGGTCAATATTCAAATTGTTTTTTACTCCAAAATCTATAATATTGCCGGCAATGGCCAGTTCCACTGACACCAAAAGCCGATTCTTAGAAGAATTTACCTTATTCTTTAATTGCTTATAGAGCTTTAAAGCTAGGCGGTTGCTTGTAGCCTTTATTTTTTTATAAGGGTCATTTCCCGGACTAAGCTTTTTTAACAAGTGATAACCCACACGAGCTATCTCCGGAGGCGTAGAATTAAGAGAAACTTCAGAGATTGTCTTTGCTAAGTGATTAATAATCTGCTTCTGATGTTTCGGACTCAACCCAGCAATCCTGG
Protein-coding sequences here:
- a CDS encoding class I SAM-dependent methyltransferase, with product MKNIFEVYPKKYDAWYDRNKLAYLSEIEAFKIVIPKEGRGLEIGVGTGRFASALGIQMGIDPSHDMIEIARQRGVNVCWGLGEDLPFLDNAFDYAVIIVTLSFVDNPLGVIKEAWRVLENSGKLIIGIIDRNSFLGEFYRTKKSVFYQEANLLTVKELTALLKTAGFSSFSYYQTIFRLPSKIDSIEKPQRGFGKGGFVVVSAGKII
- a CDS encoding CZB domain-containing protein, whose product is MGKINFIQEIRDHVIWNIRLRCFLDGGECIQEEEAVSPHECSLGKWLYTEGIQKYGMISEMQELEKAHAKLHVIVRRVIQLSDSGDNYTANSELAKLELISNKVVDLIMAVENGISIADEQSAV
- a CDS encoding J domain-containing protein; translated protein: MADFKQIDEARKVLGLDEMATLDDIKESYRSLSLEFHPDRCQEEDKKHCEEMIKKINHARDILSVYCTNYRYSFKEKDVKRNAMDKEFYKHLKRFYDGWWGDLDF
- the trxA gene encoding thioredoxin; this encodes MEAKVNDSNFKREVLESGLPVLVDFWAPWCGPCLMVAPVVEEIAKDYQGKLKVCKLNVDEAPKTASEYGIMSIPTLVIFKAGKVVDKGVGALSKAELETLIKPCI
- a CDS encoding MBL fold metallo-hydrolase, which gives rise to MQVKILFDSFSLGEHFLTGWGVAYLVDGKILFDTGEKGWSLFNNLEFMEVKLSKIEKVVISHDHWDHTGGLEDILEERSGLKVYVCRSFSKKFKTTVKSYGGKLADIKQFTKLNENIYSTGEIIGSYGGQPIAEQLLTLKTSKGLTILTGCAHPGIIKIIETVKANISDHIYLVLGEFHLIDKDKREVKLIVEKLKEIGVEKVGPTHCTGYEAIEIFKAEYGNNFVGVKVGQTIEV
- a CDS encoding ARMT1-like domain-containing protein; translated protein: MKTYLDCIPCFFRQALEGARIAGLSPKHQKQIINHLAKTISEVSLNSTPPEIARVGYHLLKKLSPGNDPYKKIKATSNRLALKLYKQLKNKVNSSKNRLLVSVELAIAGNIIDFGVKNNLNIDQELKKILAKEKKYIDKQSIFHYREFKQCLKKTKNILYLADNAGETVFDRILIEEIKRLYPDKIIYYAVKEKPIINDALLDDARVCGLDKVSRIISNGTDAPGTILPLCSKEFKRIYRSADMIISKGQGNFETLSQEKRPIFFLFMVKCQVVAEHTGCRLGDIVLLYNSKKNAG